From Nitrospira sp., a single genomic window includes:
- a CDS encoding pectinesterase family protein, translated as MRNLMFAIGCLLSLASPAWAEEPSVTAPRTITVALDGTGDFTSIQEAVDAAKKGDTVFLKPGAYAQDLTIHSKDKIKLIGAGVDKVTMLGREDLVGVLHVGKWPYGATNIEISGLTINEHGGHALGIFNGKGITLRNLHVKGMLFGQQVQDVRIEDCVIGGSETTGVQFSDSQAVLVGNVIHDNDHGVNVAGKSDVRLERNVIIRSLFEAVVVNDKAKASLVGNTLVKNGGGAAFLGASQSDASGNVIGLNKVGFLVAPSSRVTTSFNALFNSEGDYMRAGSPNTPAPDLKQDSDVLGDPRFVDAEHDDFRLRSDSGALNRGQFPFLGALPPVQKLSSKR; from the coding sequence ATGCGCAATCTGATGTTCGCAATCGGGTGCTTGTTGAGTTTGGCCAGTCCGGCTTGGGCGGAAGAGCCTTCAGTAACGGCTCCTCGAACCATTACCGTCGCGCTCGATGGCACTGGGGACTTCACGTCGATCCAGGAGGCCGTGGATGCCGCGAAGAAAGGCGACACGGTATTCTTAAAGCCTGGCGCCTATGCCCAAGACCTCACCATCCACAGCAAGGACAAGATCAAGCTGATCGGGGCCGGAGTGGACAAGGTCACGATGTTGGGCCGCGAAGACCTTGTGGGGGTGCTGCACGTAGGGAAGTGGCCGTATGGGGCCACCAATATCGAAATCAGCGGGTTGACGATCAATGAGCATGGCGGTCACGCGCTCGGGATTTTTAACGGCAAGGGGATCACGCTGCGTAATCTTCACGTCAAGGGGATGCTCTTCGGACAGCAGGTGCAGGATGTGCGCATTGAAGACTGTGTAATCGGCGGCAGCGAGACGACGGGCGTGCAGTTTTCCGACTCACAAGCTGTCTTGGTTGGTAATGTGATTCATGACAACGACCATGGGGTGAATGTTGCCGGCAAGTCGGACGTGCGATTGGAACGAAATGTCATTATCCGGAGTCTGTTCGAAGCCGTCGTGGTGAACGACAAGGCGAAGGCCTCGCTGGTCGGCAACACCCTTGTGAAAAACGGAGGCGGAGCAGCCTTTCTCGGTGCGTCCCAGAGCGATGCGTCCGGAAATGTTATCGGCCTGAATAAGGTCGGTTTTCTGGTCGCTCCGTCCAGCCGGGTCACGACCTCGTTCAATGCGCTGTTTAACAGCGAAGGTGACTACATGCGCGCCGGATCTCCGAATACTCCCGCGCCTGATTTGAAACAGGATTCGGACGTTTTAGGTGATCCTCGCTTCGTCGATGCGGAGCACGACGATTTCCGGCTTCGGTCAGATAGCGGGGCTCTTAATAGAGGCCAGTTCCCATTTCTCGGTGCGCTTCCTCCCGTTCAAAAGCTTTCCTCCAAGCGCTAA
- the trxB gene encoding thioredoxin-disulfide reductase produces MHNVVIIGSGPAGLTAAIYTARANLSPLLIEGWQSGGQLTTTTEVENYPGFAKGIMGPELMKETRAQAERFGTEFLTGDVTAVDLAQRPFTLTIDGEQTVQTQTVIIATGASAIPIGLRNESRLTGHGVSTCATCDGFFFKGKELIVVGGGDSALEEANFLTKFATKVSIVHRRDKLRASKIMQDRALHNEKISFIWNTVVEDILGSEVVTGARLKNVVTGKIADVPCAGVFVAIGHRPNTALFAGQIDMDEKGYIRTHTGTATNVPGVFAAGDVQDSTYRQAVTAAGSGCMAAIDAERFLETPGHNL; encoded by the coding sequence ATGCACAACGTTGTCATCATTGGTTCAGGACCGGCCGGATTGACCGCCGCCATCTATACGGCGCGCGCCAATCTGTCCCCCCTGCTCATCGAGGGCTGGCAATCCGGCGGTCAACTCACGACGACGACCGAAGTTGAGAACTATCCCGGTTTCGCCAAAGGCATCATGGGCCCGGAGTTGATGAAAGAAACCCGGGCGCAAGCCGAGCGGTTCGGCACCGAGTTTCTCACCGGCGATGTCACAGCCGTGGACCTCGCACAACGGCCGTTCACTTTGACCATCGATGGGGAGCAAACCGTCCAAACCCAGACGGTCATCATTGCGACCGGCGCCTCGGCCATTCCCATCGGCCTCAGGAACGAATCAAGACTGACCGGGCACGGCGTCTCCACTTGCGCGACTTGCGATGGGTTTTTCTTCAAGGGGAAGGAACTCATCGTCGTCGGCGGGGGCGACAGTGCACTGGAGGAAGCAAACTTCCTGACCAAATTCGCCACGAAAGTTTCGATCGTCCATCGGCGGGACAAACTGCGCGCCTCAAAGATCATGCAAGACCGGGCTCTGCATAATGAGAAGATCAGTTTCATCTGGAACACGGTCGTCGAAGACATCCTGGGCTCGGAAGTCGTCACCGGCGCGCGGCTCAAGAACGTGGTAACCGGAAAAATCGCTGACGTTCCTTGTGCCGGCGTCTTTGTCGCCATTGGCCATCGACCCAACACCGCGCTCTTTGCAGGGCAGATCGACATGGACGAAAAGGGGTATATCCGGACGCACACCGGCACGGCTACGAATGTCCCGGGCGTCTTCGCCGCCGGCGACGTGCAGGACTCGACCTATCGCCAAGCCGTCACCGCCGCAGGCTCCGGCTGCATGGCCGCCATCGACGCGGAACGTTTTCTAGAAACACCTGGCCATAACCTCTGA
- a CDS encoding Helicase associated domain protein, which produces MSAKHVKARHWIATGIFDALTSFHDFEQRVNGIAEEKDRGDVFEIFVEGFLATQSIMQCVTHWVVGDIPLTLRQQYNLPSDAKGIDGVYESRLGTHVAYQVKYRQKGYLTYTEVAPFLGITERFTERVIFTTASELADDALNRGGMRLVRGDDFRALEPEDLARIEAWLKARPLPRSPATPKPYQTAALADIKTALNTHDRATVVMACGTGKTLVSLWASQDAQPKTVLVLLPSLTLLQQTLGEWSKHHTFTPGFRYLCVCSDQTVGLANDELEVRPSDVEFRIDTNPDEVTRFLAHPTDEVKVIFSTYQSSPVVGAGSAGYTFDIGIFDEAHKTTGREGGAFSYALSDERLRIRKRLFFTATPRHYDIRHRDKEGEFRIQSMDDPQVYGIRAHTLSFASAAKRDIICPYKVVISLIDKHMVSDFAWKHGITLVKTALVQARWVANLLAFQQAVKKTGATKALTFHSRVKAAEEFASDTTHGIGRYLNGYDVRHVHGKQRSSERKALLDAFRHAENGVLTNARCLTEGVDVPAVDMVAFLDPKQSRIDIAQATGRAMRKPRGASTKTLGYVVVPLFAADCKQKSLDEAIESEAFDQVADVLNAMQEHDEDLLDIIRELRERKGAGAPFDLRRLHEKVEIIGPAVDLERLNTSISIAIADRIGSSWDEWYGRLKDYKQREGDCLVPISHREQGFRLGSWVSHQRDDKDRMSPDRRHRLDALGFVWDKFVAQWEEGIAYLERYRKTKGHCRVPQRHHEQGYPLGSWVAVQRAAQDTMPPERRQRLDALDFVWDRHEDWWEEGVRYLECYRKAQGDCLMPHSYRDPISGFRLGSWVTNQRTAQDTMLPERRQRLDALGFVWDTRIVQWEEGFRSLEIFRQREGHCLVPQLYREQDYRLGQWVAVQRTTRDVLLPDRRARLDALGFVWDARTAQWEEGCRSLESFRQREGHCRVSTSHREQDFRLGTWVGVQRDNKDSMSLERRQRLDALGFVWDVLTASWEEGFRFLELFRHREGHCRVPTSYREQGFRLGQWVDKQRQNRDTMPSERRQRLDALDFVWNKFATSWEEGFRYLQLFHQREGHCRVPTSYREQGFRLGQWVGVQRATQDKLLPERRQRLDALGFVWDARTAQWEEGFCFLEIFRQREGHGRVPKSHLEQGFRLGQWVGVQRRTRDAMSPDRRRRLDALGFVWKVL; this is translated from the coding sequence ATGTCCGCCAAGCACGTCAAAGCGAGACATTGGATCGCGACAGGCATCTTTGACGCACTCACCTCCTTCCACGATTTCGAGCAACGAGTCAATGGCATTGCGGAGGAGAAAGACCGTGGCGATGTCTTTGAGATTTTCGTCGAAGGGTTTCTCGCCACTCAATCCATTATGCAGTGCGTCACCCACTGGGTCGTGGGCGACATTCCCCTGACGCTACGGCAACAGTACAATCTTCCCAGCGATGCGAAGGGGATTGATGGCGTGTATGAAAGCCGCCTCGGGACGCATGTCGCCTATCAAGTCAAATACCGCCAGAAGGGTTATCTCACCTATACCGAAGTCGCACCGTTCCTCGGCATCACCGAACGCTTTACTGAGCGCGTCATCTTCACGACTGCCAGCGAACTCGCTGACGATGCGCTCAATCGTGGCGGGATGCGGCTGGTCCGCGGCGATGATTTTCGTGCGCTTGAACCAGAGGATCTCGCCCGAATTGAAGCGTGGCTGAAAGCAAGGCCGCTGCCGCGGTCTCCTGCCACCCCCAAGCCCTATCAAACCGCCGCACTGGCAGACATCAAGACGGCGCTCAACACACATGATCGCGCTACCGTCGTCATGGCGTGCGGTACAGGTAAAACCCTGGTCTCCTTGTGGGCATCACAAGACGCACAACCGAAAACCGTGCTCGTCTTGCTGCCGTCCCTGACGCTCCTCCAACAGACGCTGGGTGAGTGGAGTAAGCATCACACCTTTACGCCAGGCTTTCGCTATCTCTGTGTCTGTTCAGATCAAACCGTAGGCTTAGCGAATGATGAATTAGAAGTCCGTCCCTCTGATGTTGAGTTTCGCATTGATACCAACCCCGATGAAGTCACCCGTTTCCTCGCCCATCCCACGGATGAGGTGAAAGTCATTTTCTCGACCTATCAGTCGTCGCCCGTGGTGGGCGCAGGCTCAGCAGGCTACACATTTGACATCGGCATCTTTGATGAAGCCCACAAAACCACAGGACGAGAGGGTGGCGCGTTTAGCTATGCACTCTCCGATGAGCGCCTACGCATCAGGAAGCGGCTGTTCTTCACCGCCACTCCCCGTCATTACGACATTCGCCATCGCGATAAAGAAGGCGAGTTTCGCATTCAGTCGATGGACGATCCACAGGTCTACGGCATACGCGCCCATACGCTCTCGTTTGCGAGTGCTGCGAAGCGGGACATTATCTGCCCGTATAAAGTCGTCATTTCGCTCATCGACAAACATATGGTCAGTGACTTTGCGTGGAAACACGGAATTACGCTGGTCAAGACTGCTCTCGTGCAGGCACGATGGGTAGCCAATCTGCTCGCCTTTCAGCAAGCGGTCAAGAAAACAGGCGCCACAAAAGCCCTGACCTTTCATAGCCGCGTCAAAGCGGCAGAAGAGTTTGCCAGTGACACCACGCATGGCATCGGACGCTATCTCAACGGCTATGACGTGCGCCATGTGCATGGCAAACAACGAAGTTCCGAACGAAAAGCCCTGCTCGATGCCTTTCGCCATGCTGAGAACGGGGTGCTCACCAACGCGCGCTGTCTGACCGAAGGGGTGGATGTGCCGGCGGTCGATATGGTGGCATTTCTCGATCCCAAACAGAGCCGTATCGATATTGCCCAAGCGACGGGACGAGCGATGCGAAAACCGCGAGGAGCCAGCACCAAGACTTTGGGCTATGTCGTGGTGCCGTTATTTGCCGCTGACTGCAAGCAGAAGAGTCTGGATGAGGCAATTGAGTCCGAAGCGTTTGACCAAGTCGCCGATGTACTCAATGCCATGCAAGAGCATGATGAGGACTTACTCGACATTATTCGTGAACTGCGAGAGCGCAAAGGCGCTGGCGCACCGTTTGATCTCAGGCGATTACACGAGAAGGTGGAAATCATTGGTCCTGCGGTTGACCTGGAGCGCCTGAATACCAGCATCAGTATTGCCATCGCGGATCGCATTGGCAGCAGTTGGGATGAGTGGTACGGGCGGCTCAAAGACTATAAGCAGCGGGAAGGGGACTGTCTCGTACCTATCAGCCATCGCGAGCAAGGCTTTCGGTTAGGATCGTGGGTTAGCCATCAACGCGACGACAAAGATAGGATGTCCCCAGATCGTCGTCATCGGCTCGACGCGCTTGGGTTTGTATGGGATAAATTTGTAGCTCAGTGGGAAGAAGGCATTGCCTATCTCGAACGCTACCGCAAGACTAAAGGGCATTGTCGTGTGCCTCAACGCCATCACGAGCAAGGCTATCCGTTAGGATCGTGGGTTGCCGTTCAGCGCGCAGCCCAAGACACCATGCCACCCGAACGCCGCCAGCGCCTAGACGCGCTCGACTTCGTCTGGGATCGACATGAGGATTGGTGGGAAGAGGGCGTTCGCTACCTCGAATGCTATCGCAAGGCTCAAGGGGACTGTCTCATGCCCCATAGCTACCGCGACCCAATCTCCGGCTTTCGGTTAGGATCGTGGGTCACCAATCAACGCACAGCTCAAGACACCATGCTGCCCGAGCGCCGTCAGCGGCTTGATGCACTCGGGTTTGTGTGGGATACCCGTATCGTTCAGTGGGAAGAAGGTTTCCGCTCCCTCGAAATCTTTCGCCAGCGAGAAGGACATTGTCTCGTGCCTCAACTCTATCGCGAGCAAGACTATCGGTTGGGACAGTGGGTTGCCGTGCAACGCACCACCAGAGACGTTCTGTTGCCAGACCGCCGTGCGCGGCTCGACGCGCTGGGCTTCGTGTGGGATGCCCGTACCGCTCAGTGGGAAGAGGGCTGCCGCTCCCTCGAAAGCTTTCGTCAGCGGGAAGGACATTGCCGCGTATCGACAAGCCATCGCGAGCAAGACTTTCGCTTAGGGACGTGGGTTGGCGTGCAACGCGACAACAAAGATAGTATGTCACTAGAACGTCGTCAGCGGCTGGACGCGCTGGGATTCGTATGGGATGTTTTGACCGCTTCGTGGGAAGAGGGTTTTCGCTTCCTGGAACTCTTTCGCCATCGGGAAGGGCATTGTCGTGTACCTACAAGTTATCGTGAGCAAGGCTTTCGGTTGGGACAGTGGGTCGACAAACAACGCCAAAATAGAGACACCATGCCTTCCGAACGTCGTCAGCGGCTGGACGCGCTGGATTTTGTGTGGAATAAATTCGCGACTTCGTGGGAAGAGGGCTTTCGCTATCTACAACTGTTTCACCAACGTGAGGGACATTGTCGTGTGCCTACAAGCTATCGTGAGCAAGGCTTTCGTCTAGGACAGTGGGTTGGCGTGCAACGCGCAACCCAAGACAAATTGCTGCCCGAACGCCGTCAGCGGCTCGACGCACTGGGGTTTGTGTGGGATGCCCGTACTGCTCAGTGGGAAGAAGGCTTCTGTTTCCTCGAAATCTTTCGCCAGCGTGAAGGACACGGTCGTGTGCCTAAGAGCCATCTCGAACAAGGCTTTCGGTTAGGGCAGTGGGTCGGCGTGCAGCGCCGCACCAGAGATGCCATGTCACCAGACCGTCGTCGGCGCTTAGATGCCCTAGGTTTTGTCTGGAAGGTGCTCTGA
- a CDS encoding sigma-54 dependent transcriptional regulator: MNPTTVLLISRDPHIRRALEQVVPSHATLLNVSDVAAGLRELHRQNLALILCEGSPETGKPLLHQTILHPGSPPVILIGPHDSARDAVDAMRAGAADYLTAPITVADLDAAVRRALSLSSPPLTAKRPADRFDLIISRSPQMQLIKQLAREVALTDATVLITGESGTGKELFAQAIHSASPRALGPLIALNCAGIPEHLLESELFGYHQGAFTDAKHTKPGRFQLAEGGTLFLDEIGEMSAAAQAKLLRVLENRTIDPLGDTHSHRVNIRIIAATNEDLPAHIKTGRFRLDLYYRLNVYQLRIPPLRERLEDIEPILHYFLAQARRDHGCRITGISPEASTVLRRHHWPGNVRELHNVVEWLTITCKANQIEPQHLPASVKTGKAPEQPNAELKPSLLAFGLSFQDMEKKLLEEALGKSAGNVSEASRLLKITRNTLRYRMAKHHLS; the protein is encoded by the coding sequence ATGAACCCTACGACAGTCCTTCTGATTTCACGTGATCCTCACATCCGGCGTGCCCTTGAGCAGGTCGTCCCCTCCCATGCCACTCTGCTCAACGTATCCGATGTGGCAGCGGGCCTCCGAGAACTCCACCGCCAGAACCTCGCACTCATTCTGTGCGAAGGCAGCCCGGAAACCGGCAAACCCCTGCTGCACCAGACCATCCTGCACCCAGGTTCTCCACCCGTCATTCTGATCGGACCGCATGATTCGGCGCGAGACGCGGTCGATGCCATGCGCGCCGGCGCCGCTGACTACCTGACCGCGCCTATCACGGTAGCCGACCTTGATGCTGCCGTTCGCCGCGCACTGTCTCTATCGAGCCCGCCGCTCACCGCCAAGCGGCCGGCGGACCGCTTCGACCTCATCATCAGCCGGTCCCCGCAGATGCAGCTCATCAAGCAATTGGCCCGTGAAGTGGCGCTGACGGACGCCACCGTCCTGATCACCGGGGAGAGCGGCACCGGCAAGGAACTCTTTGCCCAGGCCATTCACTCTGCCAGTCCACGAGCGCTCGGCCCGCTCATCGCGCTGAACTGTGCCGGCATTCCCGAACATTTGCTCGAGTCGGAACTCTTCGGCTATCACCAGGGCGCCTTCACCGACGCCAAACACACGAAGCCCGGACGGTTCCAACTCGCCGAAGGCGGCACGTTGTTCCTCGACGAAATCGGGGAGATGAGCGCCGCGGCTCAGGCCAAACTGCTGCGAGTCCTCGAAAATCGCACGATCGATCCGCTCGGCGATACGCACAGCCACAGGGTAAACATCCGAATCATCGCCGCGACCAACGAAGACCTCCCGGCTCATATCAAGACCGGGCGATTCCGTCTCGATCTCTACTACCGGCTCAATGTGTATCAGCTCCGCATTCCTCCGCTGCGCGAACGGCTGGAGGACATCGAGCCGATCCTGCATTACTTTCTGGCGCAAGCGCGCCGTGACCACGGCTGTCGCATCACCGGCATCAGCCCGGAGGCGTCAACCGTCCTCCGGCGTCATCATTGGCCGGGCAACGTCAGGGAGCTTCACAACGTGGTCGAGTGGCTTACGATTACCTGCAAGGCCAATCAGATCGAACCCCAGCACCTCCCGGCCTCCGTCAAAACCGGCAAAGCGCCCGAGCAGCCGAACGCCGAACTCAAGCCCTCGCTGCTCGCCTTCGGTCTGTCGTTTCAAGACATGGAGAAGAAGCTGCTGGAGGAAGCCCTCGGCAAATCAGCCGGGAACGTCTCAGAAGCCAGCCGGCTTCTCAAAATCACGCGCAACACGCTGCGCTATCGCATGGCCAAACACCACCTGTCATAG
- the queG gene encoding tRNA epoxyqueuosine(34) reductase QueG — MPLTRAIKQAALALGFDAVGIARVDTPGSPQTTLATRLTQWLRRGYHATMAWMERAPEKRADPRIVLPGCRSIICVGMNYLTDERADEQPGYGRIARYAWGRDYHDVLGAKLKHLEARIATLAPQAITRSYVDTGPIMEKAWAEQAGLGWIGKHSNLVSPDHGSWLLLGEILTTLELEADEPATDLCGSCTLCMQACPTQAITDPYVVDANRCLSYLTIEHRGEAATIPNDLQRQFANRIFGCDDCLDVCPFNLRAGFTREPAFQPSPLTQAPSLEKLAHMDETTFRSSFQYSPIRRAKLVGLQRNVAIARANQPPSP; from the coding sequence ATGCCCCTCACTCGGGCGATCAAACAAGCAGCCCTCGCGCTCGGATTCGACGCCGTCGGGATCGCCCGCGTCGACACCCCCGGCTCACCGCAAACAACGCTCGCCACACGGCTGACCCAGTGGCTCCGGCGCGGCTACCACGCCACCATGGCTTGGATGGAGCGAGCGCCGGAGAAACGGGCTGACCCGCGCATCGTCTTACCTGGCTGTCGCTCCATCATTTGCGTTGGAATGAATTACCTGACCGACGAACGGGCCGACGAACAACCGGGATATGGCCGCATCGCCCGCTATGCCTGGGGGCGGGACTATCACGACGTACTCGGCGCGAAACTCAAACATCTGGAAGCACGAATCGCCACATTGGCCCCTCAGGCGATCACCCGGTCCTACGTCGATACCGGGCCGATCATGGAAAAGGCCTGGGCCGAACAGGCAGGGCTGGGCTGGATCGGCAAACATTCCAATCTCGTATCGCCGGACCATGGATCCTGGCTGCTTCTGGGAGAAATTCTCACGACCCTGGAATTGGAGGCCGACGAACCGGCAACGGACCTCTGCGGGAGTTGCACCCTCTGCATGCAGGCCTGTCCTACCCAGGCCATCACAGATCCGTATGTCGTCGATGCCAATCGCTGCCTCTCCTATCTAACGATCGAACATCGCGGAGAAGCCGCCACGATCCCGAACGACCTGCAGCGGCAATTCGCCAATCGTATTTTCGGCTGTGACGATTGCCTTGATGTCTGTCCGTTCAATCTGCGGGCGGGCTTCACCCGGGAACCGGCTTTTCAGCCCTCACCGCTCACACAAGCGCCCTCTCTGGAAAAACTGGCCCATATGGATGAGACGACCTTTCGTTCATCCTTTCAATACAGCCCCATCCGCCGGGCAAAACTGGTCGGACTCCAACGAAATGTAGCCATCGCCAGAGCAAACCAGCCGCCTTCTCCCTGA
- a CDS encoding heme-binding protein: protein MDHVLLRRAVLVGSLMFGPGIAVAQEMPKESVLPLSLAQRATQAAVDACKKDGYRVSASVVDRAGLLRAMGRADGAGPHTIDSSRKKAYTAASLRRATSELADLMSRTPTLQALRDMNEQILMLGGGLPIEIGGEVVGAIGVGGAPGTHLDDACAEAGLDAIGAAPKIPAAK, encoded by the coding sequence ATGGATCACGTGTTGCTGCGGCGTGCTGTCCTTGTTGGAAGTCTGATGTTCGGGCCTGGCATTGCGGTCGCCCAAGAGATGCCGAAAGAATCAGTCTTGCCCTTGAGCCTGGCTCAACGGGCCACTCAGGCTGCTGTCGATGCCTGCAAGAAAGACGGGTATCGCGTGAGCGCGTCGGTCGTCGATCGCGCGGGCTTGCTGCGCGCGATGGGACGGGCGGATGGAGCTGGTCCGCATACCATTGATAGCAGTCGAAAGAAGGCGTACACCGCAGCGAGTTTGCGTCGTGCGACGAGCGAATTGGCTGATCTCATGAGCCGGACGCCGACGCTACAGGCGTTGCGGGATATGAATGAGCAGATTCTGATGCTGGGCGGCGGCTTGCCGATCGAGATCGGTGGAGAGGTGGTTGGTGCGATCGGTGTCGGCGGTGCGCCCGGGACTCATCTAGACGATGCCTGTGCCGAAGCGGGTCTGGATGCCATTGGCGCTGCCCCGAAGATTCCGGCGGCGAAGTAA
- the thiI gene encoding tRNA uracil 4-sulfurtransferase ThiI, producing MRCAIVHYHELALKGRNRDYFEDLLVRNIQLALSDLGVRQVENLRSRIRVILPSEANRDIIRQRLSRVCGIANFSLADSVPLDLAHPNFEALSAAIIDELRTKSYSTFRVTAKRADKRLPLTSMDAERIVGAAIHEQTGKAVSLRDPDITVYLEMLSRDVYFAIEKTPGPGGMPVGVSGKVACLISGGIDSPVASYRMIKRGCRALFVHFSGRPLVSRDSEDKVRDLVQTLTAYLHKSRLYVIPFGEIQREIVLNTPAPFRVVLYRRMMLRIAEELARREQCWGLVTGDSLGQVASQTPENISVVEEVAGLPILRPLIGMDKLEITDDAKRIGTYETSIEPDQDCCKLFTPPHPSTKTRLEELLNIERALDIPRLVKQGVEKAELSEFIFPA from the coding sequence ATGAGATGCGCCATCGTCCACTACCACGAACTTGCCCTCAAAGGTCGCAATCGCGACTACTTCGAGGATCTCCTGGTTCGCAACATCCAGTTGGCCCTCAGCGATCTTGGGGTCAGGCAGGTCGAAAATCTTCGCAGCCGCATCCGGGTGATCCTTCCGTCAGAAGCCAACCGTGACATCATTCGCCAGCGGCTGTCCCGCGTCTGCGGCATTGCGAACTTTTCACTGGCCGACTCCGTGCCGCTCGATCTGGCGCACCCCAACTTCGAGGCTCTCAGCGCGGCCATCATTGACGAGCTTCGAACGAAATCCTATTCGACCTTCCGCGTGACGGCGAAGCGCGCCGATAAGCGCCTGCCGTTGACGTCAATGGACGCGGAACGCATCGTCGGTGCTGCCATCCACGAACAGACGGGCAAAGCCGTCAGCCTCAGAGACCCCGACATCACCGTCTATCTTGAGATGCTTTCCCGGGATGTCTATTTCGCAATCGAAAAGACCCCGGGCCCCGGAGGCATGCCGGTGGGAGTGAGCGGCAAGGTCGCCTGCCTCATCTCCGGCGGGATTGACTCGCCGGTCGCGTCCTATCGCATGATCAAACGCGGCTGCCGCGCCCTCTTCGTTCACTTCTCGGGCCGGCCACTCGTCAGTCGCGACTCGGAAGACAAAGTCCGCGATCTCGTGCAGACGCTCACCGCCTACCTGCACAAGTCCCGGCTCTACGTGATTCCTTTCGGAGAAATTCAACGCGAGATCGTCCTGAACACCCCGGCGCCGTTTCGCGTGGTGCTCTATCGCCGCATGATGCTCCGGATTGCGGAGGAACTCGCGAGGCGGGAACAGTGTTGGGGCCTCGTCACCGGAGACAGCTTAGGCCAGGTGGCGTCTCAGACCCCTGAGAACATTTCGGTAGTCGAAGAGGTGGCGGGCCTGCCGATCCTGCGGCCGCTCATCGGAATGGACAAACTGGAAATTACGGACGATGCGAAACGGATTGGCACGTACGAAACATCCATCGAACCGGATCAGGACTGCTGCAAACTGTTCACCCCGCCGCACCCCAGCACCAAGACACGCCTTGAGGAACTCCTCAACATCGAACGCGCGCTGGATATCCCCCGTCTGGTGAAACAGGGAGTCGAGAAAGCCGAGCTGTCGGAATTCATCTTCCCTGCGTAG
- a CDS encoding BrnA antitoxin family protein — MSKLKPKPTFKSDAQEAAFWASHDSTEYIDYSKSRRMIFPKLKPSTETISLRLPKSLLDQLKTLANKRDVPYQTLLKLFVLERVQAELHLKPAKAV; from the coding sequence ATGAGCAAGTTAAAGCCGAAACCGACGTTCAAGAGTGACGCGCAGGAAGCCGCCTTTTGGGCGTCGCATGACTCAACGGAGTATATCGATTACTCCAAAAGCCGCAGGATGATCTTTCCAAAGCTCAAGCCATCGACGGAGACGATCTCGCTGCGGCTGCCAAAATCTCTTCTGGACCAACTCAAGACATTGGCCAACAAGCGCGATGTCCCCTACCAGACGCTCCTGAAACTCTTTGTGCTTGAACGAGTGCAGGCGGAGCTGCATCTCAAGCCGGCCAAGGCTGTGTGA
- a CDS encoding BrnT family toxin — MKRLLGLEGFDWDEANLTKNWDKHRVTPWECEQAFFNLPLVVADDYVHSLTEARYYVLGQADAGRRLFLVFTIRKRRVRVISARDMSVKERRTYDEQVKAETDVQE; from the coding sequence ATGAAGAGACTGTTGGGGCTTGAAGGGTTCGATTGGGATGAGGCGAATCTCACGAAGAATTGGGATAAGCATCGCGTTACTCCGTGGGAGTGCGAACAGGCGTTCTTCAATCTCCCGCTGGTCGTGGCCGATGACTACGTCCACTCTCTCACTGAGGCCCGCTACTATGTGCTGGGGCAAGCCGACGCTGGCCGGCGGCTCTTTCTCGTGTTCACCATCCGCAAGCGAAGAGTGCGGGTCATCTCGGCGAGAGACATGAGTGTGAAGGAACGGAGGACGTACGATGAGCAAGTTAAAGCCGAAACCGACGTTCAAGAGTGA
- the coaE gene encoding dephospho-CoA kinase (Dephospho-CoA kinase (CoaE) performs the final step in coenzyme A biosynthesis.) codes for MISSAAMILVGLTGGIATGKSTVAGMFKRCGAVIIDADALAREVVQPGKPAWREIVNAFGKTVLNPDRTLNRPALGAKVFGHPAKLRQLEQIIHPRVAREQIRLTKQAARKDPKAIVIYDVPLLFEAGIDTRMDTTIVVNADRETQIARLKKRNGLSRAEALRRIKSQMPLTNKCRRADYVLDGTLSLPQLKNQVRSLYRSIRTST; via the coding sequence GTGATAAGCTCCGCCGCCATGATCCTAGTGGGACTCACAGGCGGCATCGCCACCGGCAAGAGTACGGTCGCCGGCATGTTCAAACGCTGCGGTGCCGTGATCATCGATGCCGATGCGCTGGCGCGGGAAGTCGTTCAACCAGGCAAACCAGCCTGGAGGGAGATCGTCAACGCATTCGGCAAGACGGTCCTGAACCCTGATCGCACATTGAATCGCCCGGCCTTGGGTGCGAAAGTCTTTGGGCATCCTGCCAAGCTGCGCCAACTTGAGCAAATCATCCATCCCCGTGTCGCACGCGAACAGATCAGGCTGACGAAACAAGCTGCCAGGAAAGATCCCAAGGCAATCGTGATCTACGACGTTCCCCTGCTTTTCGAAGCCGGTATCGACACACGCATGGATACCACCATCGTCGTGAACGCCGACCGTGAAACCCAAATCGCCCGCCTTAAGAAGCGCAACGGCCTCTCCCGCGCCGAAGCCCTTCGACGGATCAAGAGCCAGATGCCGCTGACAAACAAATGCCGCCGCGCCGACTATGTGCTAGATGGAACTCTTTCGCTTCCACAACTCAAAAATCAGGTTCGGTCCCTGTACCGATCAATACGTACGTCAACCTGA